The following is a genomic window from Meriones unguiculatus strain TT.TT164.6M chromosome 7, Bangor_MerUng_6.1, whole genome shotgun sequence.
AGTCTCCAAGAATGGGAAACTTCACTACCCTGATACTTCCTCCCGCCATGGTTACCTGCAGTGCAGATGTGGCAGGACGAATGTGGGGCCCAAGCAATGCCATTGACACATGCTCGGTGGTTGTTTAGCCTGGCGACAGGTGTGCAGGGAACTCGAACATCCAGGATCACCACCTGCAGAAAAAGGCCCCAAAATTGCAGAGTGcaacaggaaaaacaaaccaaaaaccaccATCACACACAATTGTaagcaaaatattttcatttgtggATTTGAAGAATattaaagacagggtttcctgatggagaaaaaagaaaacaatgaacaaacaCAGGCAGTGTATTCTCTGTGCTGAAAACACTGGGCCTTAAGACTAATGCAGAAGGGAAGCTCAAGTAGGCAAGGTGAGTTTGGATGATCCACAAGCACCTTTGGTAAGTGCTGAtaaaaaaatctgtgcatctttgttgcaggatatttgatcccattgtgaaccctgagattgtgaactgtaaaacctgTATCTTCTTTGGCAGGGTTCAGCCtgaacacacacctttaatcctagagctGTCTGTACACAGGATTAACCCTAAGTCAAGGGGGGAAGCAAGTGGCCAGCTGACAAGGTTGAAAAGAAATGAGGGGCTTTGAGaaaagggtatttaagacagcgtgGAGAAGAAGGAACTTTTGGTCTTTGGCTCTTTAGCTTTaggctttttttctcctgggctgtcagGAAAGCTAGTGGGCCTTTTCtttctgggctgtcagctgagctagcttttgcttttttccttctggggCTTGAGCTAagcaggaaggtcagctgggttccctgcctctctgagctagcaggttttcaccacagcatctggctcctgagtcttcattggtaaaattgaatggttgggattttcaattttctttaacAACATATCTTAGCTAGGCAGAATGTGCTTTACTAAGGTAGAATCCAGAAAATAAGTCTGAGGACAAGCTTCCCCCAAACCAAGGCTAACCACTGCATCCTCTCAACCAACAATCCACCCTCTCATAAAAACCAGCAGACGCAGAGCGTCTGTCTGTCCAGCTCTTGCAACGGCTGGGGTCTGCCTGGAACACCAGATGCAATGGCTGACTTCCTTACTGAGTGCCAGTAGACGACGTGGTTTAAACTGTGGTCATTTAGATAGTATTTGTCTTACCTTTTATTCTTTATTGTGAAATGtttatttggattttttaaattagttgtaCAACTAATACATGACAAATTACCAGAtgaattttatattatttcttcaGGACTAGAGCTTTTTGATGACTTCAAATATGGGATCTTCAAATCTGAAGCTAGGAAACATATGCATACATTTGCTTAGGCTTAAAAGGCTCTTACGAACACTCTGGGCCAATAACAGCAAGTCCTCCTGATGCCTTTCGCTTTGATTTATACTCGTAAGTTTCTGTACAGGATCAGCTTCCTTATTAAACACCACTTTTCCTCTGCAAACAGAGAGCCTGCTGACCAAAGGACAGGAGGAAGCTGAAGAACCTCAAGAACCATGGTGCCTCTGTAGGACCTGCAGAGTGCCTCGCTGTGCACCCACCACCACTCTCTTCTTGTCTTAGCTTTACTCTATTACAAttccatttatctatttattacttttgagacagggtttcgctaTATAATATAGCCCTTgtggtcctggaactctctatgtagatgaggctggcctcaaactcacagagatctgcctgtctctacctctcaggtgctgggattaaaggtgtgcagcaccatgcCCAGAAAAagtttattggtttttgtttgttcgcgtatgcatgttttgttttgctttgtactggggattgaactcagggccttgagcatgctggACAGGCTCTCTGGTAAGCTACACCCCCCACTATATTAGAAATTCACAGAAGGCAAGGCAAATTCAGTGAGTCTGCAGCTACTCTAGGATACACAGTTAACTTCCAAGCTAGTCTGGGCTAGAGCGACTCTGTCTCACCAAAGACGTGGGGAGGAGGTTATGAACAGCCCTTTTTGTTGATCAGAGTTCATCAACCTAGGCCCTACTGGCACTCTAAGTAGACTGTCATTGTTGGGGGCTGTTTTGTGCACTGCAGAACGAttggcaggctccttgatcactACCCACTTGATGCCAGGAACACTACACTCTTATGTTTCCCTCTTAACTCTTGACAACCATAAACACCTCTGGGTATTTCCAAAGATATCCTGGGCACAAAACTGCCACTACCTGAGAGGCACTCTTGTAAATACATGAGGTGGAATGGAGTCAAGGAACAGGGCCTATGGGGCTTACCTCCATTCCATCCATGGCCATGGTGGCCAGGTAGTTAGGGTCCTGCTTATTCCAGCAGAGGCGAAGCAGTGGGTGATGCTGTGGGTCTTCGTAAATGATGGTGCTATGTTCCAGATGGCGGAGGTCAAACATCCTCACAGAGCCATCAGCACCCACAGAGGCAAACATGTCCCTGCCACCTCCAGCTCGGCTGAACGCAATATCATAGACCTGTTGGTAAGACAGATTCACAACTGTCATCTCCTTCCCCATAGCATGGAGACCTGTCATTTCCAGTTCATCTGAACCCCAACTCATGACACAAAAGCAGGTAAGCTAGTCGCTTCTACCACAGATACTGGCTGACTTCTCCACATGTCCTGCTTTCTACTCTTCCCCTTAAAACCCcgtgataaaacaaaaacaatataccCAACTAACCGGCTGAGCAGTTTTGTCTGAACAAAAACTCTGTGATCCAAGGCATGTATTTCCTGGGCTTTCGTGGTTTCACTTACATGCAATCAGATGCATATTCGTGACAAACCACATACGGTTCTACTGAGCTGGTTGAGCTACAGAACCTAGACCTGAGATCCATTCATAAGAAAAAGGTAATACAACTTTTGGCTTCGTGTTCTTTTAAGAGGGTGTCTGGGAGCTGGAGATAAGACttgggttaagagtacttgtcgctcttgcagaagacccaggttcagctaAGAGTAAcaggtctgtaactccagttccagaggatctgatacccaCCCTGGCCTGCATACTATGTACACATGTGAAACAAggacatatgcaggcaaaacacctacagacataaaataaaaagaaataaatcttgagAATAAAATCTCACATGGCCCAGGTTGACTCCAAACCTGCTATGTGGTAGGGCTGTGGAAAATGTCCTTAGGTAGCAAAACAGCACTAGACAAAGCCTTTGTCTATCCAATGTGTCCAGCCTACGAAAACAGGGCTTGATATGCAGTCTGGGCTGGTACCACACTTCAgactgtttttgctttgttttgtgttcaagacagggtttctctgtgcagctttggctgtcctggactcaaacctagccttgaactcaaagagatgtgcctctctgcctcctgagtgttgggattaaaggcatgtgctaccacacctggccttcAGACTTGTCCTATCTTTACCTggtaagtgctagaattacaggtgccCGGGATCCTCCTTTAACCACTCTTCTCCTCTCCTACTGCTTTAAGATGGTCACAcgttagccttgaacttgctaagtgtatgtatgtgcacctatACCCCTGGCCCTTTTAAATCACTTCATCTTACACAGGAGTATTTCTTTATGTTGATCAGTAATAGATGGGCATCTATTAGCAGTGTTTGTCTCTTAGTATCCAGAGCATGCGGGGAAtctactttttgtttcttttttaaatctgtatGAGTATTTTGGCTGCTTGTAGATGTGTGGACTGCATGAGTAGCTGGTACCTACAGAAGCCTGAAGaggcataagattccctggaagtagagttacagagagttatgagctgctgtgtgggtgctggaatcgaATCTGGGTtcttaggaagagcagccaatgctcttaaccagagtcatctctctagcccggaCCCTACATTTTTTATAAGATATTCTACTTATTCCTCCTTCCAGATGTCAGCTGTCGTAATTACCCAAGACTCTaaaatgtgtgttttgtttttggtatctGTTTTCCTGAGCTCAAGTAACTGCTCCTTCATCCATGGCCCACCTGTAGAGTTAATCAGGAAAAGGGAAGGTGGCAGCTCCCATTGTGCTAAACTGTCCTCTACTACAGCTAGCAGGCAGCCATCACTCCTCACAGGGCGTATCCTCAGGCAGAGCTGCCATCCGAAGACTTCTTCTTTccactcctgatcttcctgtatCACGAGACCTGATTCCTAGAGGCCAAGGTTGGCTGAGTCCCAGGTTTGCTATTTGCTTGTGGATGGTGCAGCCAGAGGAATCCGAGCCAGGCAATTGACTGCTGGGAGGCAAGAAGAAGCTAGGTGCTTATCCTGCCTCTCTATTCAGAGGCATGTCTGCCAGGCAAATCCAGACTCAGGGAGCCAGTAACCTTCAGCCTGTAAGTAGGGGTGGCCTCCTGCTACTTCACTCTCAATTCCTTCACTGTGTAAGCATTTCCTGGTGTAAATCCCTTACGTTTATTCTTGCAAGGCCCTCCTCACCCATCTTGGGGGCTGACCCTCGGGCGTCACAgacgctaggcaagcactcagGCATCAAGCTCTATTCCCAAACACTCTGAGTGCCTCCTACCTTTGGGTTGGCTCCAGCCAACCAAATGTCTGCTTCCTTTAGTGGCCATCTCTGCAAAACACTCTTCATTTGACCCTTGTCTTGGCAGGATCTTACTCTTAGGACAGCAGAACACCTAAGATCAAGCCCTCAGAATGGTACCTGGCACCACCTTGATATTCTGTTGATGACCTTAAGGCATAGCTTTTCTTATGCAAATACTGATAGTACTCGCCAGGCAGGTGGAAGGgcagcaaaggaaacaaaacatgGACACAGGCGCTATGGGAGCAGTTATGGCCCCCGTCAGCTTTTCCAGTTAACACAGAAGAACACACCACTAATAAGACATATCTGCCTGCAACATGACCGAACGTAAAAAGATTAAGTAAACACACTGGAGTTCACAGAATGGTTTTAGAAGAACATGGTTAACTGCGATTGTTTGTCATGAATTTCCCTCCTTCCTGTTTACCCCTACCTCCAAGATGCTATTGTGTTTAGAGAGAAGTGCCTCTCTAAAACTATTCTTTAATCACACCAGCTCCTAGGATGTCTATAAAGACTTCATTAAGAAACAGCACCCTCTGGTATGAAGGGAAGGGACGTAACGCAGGTTAACTTGGGCTGACGATGCGTTTGGGCAGGTGGGGTACCAGCCCGTGCTAAGAGCCCGCtgtgcaagcctgaagacctgcaCTCATTTCTCGGAACCACAGAGGAGCGACTCCCAAACACATGCACCATGGTACACATGTGCCTGCAcgcacacactttctctctcccatAGTAATAGTCATAAATAAAACATCTTGTATAAAGGTGCATTCGATTTGAAGTGTTTAACACATTATGATTTTCAACCTAGACAAGACACATGCCAACGTTATGATCTACGCAACCTGCCAAACAGTGAGAGAGCAGTGTGACTGCTCACCTGCGGGGACAGAAAGAACCTGCAAAAGTGAAGAAAAGGACAAACACCGTTACCTCTTTGTCGTGAGCAATTAGCTGGGTCTTCACATGGCCAGACACGAGATTCACTCGCCCCAGTACCTGCCCAGTCTCTAGGCCCCAGATGGTGCAGGTTGTGTCAATGCTTGAGGTACCTGTAGAGACAACAGCAGCTAATGAGGCAAGATTCCTATAGACTCGCTTCTTCTGCTTGGCCCAAGGGACAACAGACTACAAACATTTCCTGAGCATTgacttttgtgtatatgtgttgtgGGAAGggtagtttcttttcttttttttttttttttcaaggcagagtttccttctgtagccttggttgtcctgaactcactttgttgaccaggcctcaaactcacagagatccacttgcctctgcctccttgagtgccggtattaaaggcttgtgccaacTAAGGACAATTATTGAGACAGAATCTCCTGATGTcgttcaggctgaccttgaactcaagatcctccaGCCTGCATTCCCAAGTGTTGGTATTATAGGAATGGACCATCACACCTGCAAGACCTTAGATTTTTTAGCTGAAAAGATGTGATATACACACCGGGAAAGCAGAGCTCCCTATGAGTAAGCTAATAACTACTTTCCATATTTAACCCATTTTAGCCATGGCCTGTTTGAGGATGATGTGTGTGCCTCAAACCCCTGATAAAAATAGGCATAGGCCAAATCTGAGTAaacacatcttcattttcttcaaaCTGGAATTCAAAGTCCTCACCTAGAAGATAAGGATCCACCTCATTCCAGTCAAAGGAGGTCAAGGGAGCACAGAAGTCTGAGTTCTTGTTATTGTTTAGCAAGCACTCCAGCCTGGTCTCTGTCTCACCAAcctgaagaaacaatgaaacaagttTCAAACATAAGGAAGTAAAAAAGCATTACCCCCACTAAAAACTGTTTGGTAAATCTCTTATAAGAGGAGAAAACATTTTTATGATAAAGGGTAATAAAACCCAAAGGAACTCCTGAACTGGGACTTCTTTCAaatcttccccttctctccagcTTTCCTCTCTAGATTGTCATTCATGCCTCTTCTAGAGCTCTTAGCTGCCTGTCTGCCAGGCCCTACACTCCCAAGCACAAGGGATGCCCTGACAATGAACTCAGCTGAAAAGGGAAGATCCACACACATAATGCATTAGAATAAACAGCTGGGATTCATTTACTCAAAAACATCTTGACTATTAACAGAGTAGGAGGTCCCAAGTGTTCTCTGCCTCACAGAAGGCTGTCCCACCACACCAGGTTAACTGAGCCTTAAGTTTCCAAGGTTGACTGAGGCCAGCAACAAGACTCTATGTCATCTGGGCTGGATTTCCTAGAAAACCTGCTGAGCTAAAACCAGGTCagtgcagatgcacttcctttgTTTCCTCCAGGCTGCTGCCATAGGGCTCCCCAGCGTGGCAGCTGACCCCCCCAGAGCCTGTCTGCCCTGCTGCTAATGAAGCATCTGCTTACCCTCCACACACGGAGATAGTCACCACTTGTCGCCAGAAGGTCTGGATAGACGCCTTTTGTGTCAGGAATCCACATGAGCTTTGTGGTGGGGTATGGGTGGTCAAAGGTGTTCCGGCAAATAAACTCTGAACTCTCCTCATCTAAACCAACAAGCTGAACCTGCAGCATGCCAAAATTGAACCACGTGAGAATGTTTTTCTTAAGCAGCATCAAATACATCAGATTCCGGGTCAGTCTTAACACAGAAATACACAGTCAAGTTATTATAGTGAGGGACCCCTAGACCGACCATGCCAGCACTAGATGAAAACTCAAAAATCACAGGGTTCAGTACAGTCAACACTACAAAGctagaaaaagacagacagaataCAGGTCTTCTGACTCTAAGTCCTGAATAAACCTTCTTTATCCTCTCTGAGACAAGCTGATTGTCCTGTCtctcctcccaagtactgggatcccAGGAATGTATGGACAAAGCATATTTAATCAGGTGCTAGGAATTGATCAGGGCTTCAGGTATGCTAGGCTAGTaatctaccaactgagctacattcccagcccttattttggtttcttgaatcaggctggccttgaactcagagattctcctacctctgcaattggattaaaggcatgtgccacaatgcccAGTTCCATTTTATGGGTTTTAGCAAATTCATGACATGTATTTGGCATTGTAGGAAAGAGTACTTTCACTCATCTTAACAagctcttttgagacagggcttcatgtAGTCCATTACCCTCAGGCTCACTGTGCAGAGAAGGAGAGTTCTCTACCTTCCAGgggtttgctttgctttctatTTGGCTGAATGTTTTCCTGTTGCGTTTCTCTGTAAACTTTTGCTCTTCTACACTATTGTCTTTCTGTGTGAATTTTAAGAGcagctttttaaaatgtacaaaaagCTGTTGAGGTTCGGACTCCCACTGTCTTGAATCTATGGGTCACTTCGGGAAGAACTGGTAACTTAATATTGAATTTAGTTATTTAGGTCACCTTTAGCTTTTTTCAGCAATGCTTTAAAATTTTGCATGTACAGATATTCAACCCTTTCACTGACTTCATTTCTATGTAATTGTATACtactacaaatatatttttaggGTTTTAGTTGTATTTTTCCCTATGCTACCTAGCACGattttttaattccattttcaATTATTCATTGCTATTAcaaagaaatagtttattttgtatatttatctTAGATCTTTGGTACATATTTGCAAAGATTTTTCTATGTGTATCTATACACTTAGTCATCAACAGATTTTTCTAGAAGTTAGACAGATATTCAGGGAGATAACATGAAAGTGAAATAGGAAAACAAGGAGGTCTGCACTCACTTCTAAGTCAGTTGCCTGTCATTATGAGATATTTTCCCCAAACCACAAATATCAGATTCTGTGAACACTTTCTACCTAAGGTCCTCTAGACCCAACATTCAAGGCCTTCTGCCACCCAATGCTAACTAACTTACCTTATCTTCTATTTTCATCGTTTAATTATCATTTTCTACCTTCTCTATCCTTACACATCTTTCCAAATTTGTAAATTATGCCGACACACTTTCCATCAACTCCAATCCATCAGTGGCCTCAGGCTTCCagcattcttcttttctttccctgcaGGCCCTTAGCCATATCATCTACTGTAGTTAATCCGGTTTCCCAACCTGTAGAGCTGAGATGCTCATGACAGCTAACCCTTCATAACTACCTGTAAACTGCCTTTCCCAAAGCATGAGCTTcaacattttttcttatttcctccACAAAGCACTGGCAGTTCTCCTGGTCCTGTATCTTTCGGTAATTATCAGCACCATGCATTTGATGTTAATCCATAGTGCCTCAGGAGACACTAACATCACTGTTCTGTGTATTTTCACTTAGTAAGTGTCTTAATGACAGGgcttgtgttttgatttttatacAGTTGGCTATTGTTTCCAAATTCGGCTTTCTTGTGCCTATTTCTAAAATTCCCTGTGTTTGGATACCACTGTCATCATTTCTCGTACCCCAAACCCCAAAAGCAGAATTTTTGCATTAGAAAGATAATGTGTGGTAATGGTGTTTGAACCCAAAGCCACACAAGTATTCTGCCATTGAGCGATAGTtccagcctttaaaaaaaaaaaaatccagtttatTATTGCACAATGTTTTTCTAGACAACTGAAAAGATGGAGGCTCCAAATAGAGACCTCATTGGGAGAATCATCTACCTACTTAGGACTCCACTTTATAAGCACCACATGACCTCACCCAACCCAGTCATCCTGTCGCTCAATCAGCTGTTTGCAACTGTGGCTCTGTATTAGTGTCTCCTGAGAACTTTAAAAACAGCCCAATGCCTAGGCAACACCCAGAGCCGTGAAATGAGAATCTGTGGTAATGAAACATGCAAGCACCACATCTGCTAAAGAACCCAGGGGTCCAAGCACAGCCAGGGGTTGAGACAACTGTGCTGGTTTTGCCACAACAGGCTGGATGGCTGAACCAAACAAATTCACTTCTGGGAATTAGGAACCTTAATCCTACTTTGTCTCAATTCTTTGTttggaagagaaaaagggaaaggcCAGAGCCATGCTACATGGAGATGGAGGAAAAGCTGGAACACAAGAGCAAGAAAACTGGAGAGGGTGCAAGACATGAGGCTTGCCTTGTGAGTGGCAGGTACAAGAACAGCTTTCCACCACCTGAGCTGTCCTCGAGAGGACTGAGAGTCATCTCCTGCAGATGAATCTCCAACTGGTCTGCACGAAACCTTCTGCTCCCCTAAGCCATTTTCCCCCTTAATCTTATGTGTATGGCTGTTCTGTCTTGCACGTATGTGTACCACTTGCAGACCTGgtgccagaggccagaagagggtatcagaggtcctggcactggagttacagatagttgtcagtggccacgtgggtgctgggaagtgaactggGGTCTTCTTCAACGCTTCcaggcactgagccatctctccagttcacaCCCCCAGAAACGATCTTGAGTAGGTTCCTGTTTCTAAAAATAGTGAcatctctgtgaggtcagagcCGAACCAAACTAGCTTTCACATGTTTTAGGGTAAAAATTTATGGGCAGGAGAaaaggctcagtcagtaaaatgcttgtctcactagcatgagaacctgagtatAATTCCCACCGAACCCATGTTAAAAAGCCTGGTGTGGGCACACCTGCACTCTCAGCTCTGAGGAGTGGAAACACGAGGCTCCTATGGGcttgttggccagccagcctagctgaaccTAAGCTGGTTCAAGATCCTGTCCCCCCAAATAAGACGAAGAGGCAACTGGGAAAGACACTTGGCACACTAACCTTTGGCCTCGAATGCATGGACATATACACTACCtagagtgcacacacacaagtatgcacatacagtttctttaaaaaaaaaaatgtttttaaagcacCTTGGAGTTTAAGAGAACTGATAATCAAACCACAGTAAGAACTTCTAGTACTGAGCTTTACAGGAAACACAAAGCTTTTCTGGTGCTTCTTAAGGTGCTCAATCCCACCCTTATGGTCCGTCTAAATCCCCAGTCATCATCAAGGATGAGGAGGGCATGTTCCTGAGCAAATGCTGTGCCAGCGAGAATGCCACACTAACCAGCTTTACAGCAGGAGTATCTGTGACCTCAACTTTACCTCTCCACAGGCTGTCTCTTCAACATTTCAGGATTCCTTACTCAGGTGATGATTACTGCAAGAAACTATTTTCACTTTCCAAAGGGTATCTTTGTAGTAACTTGTGTTTAGCCCTTGGCCAACTGACTCTAACTTGCTCAAAGCTTTCATTGAACAATCAGACACTTACATTTtatgataaaaagagaacattaagtGTTCGTGAATGTCCACAGAACAGAATAAGATGGTAGCGTTCACATTAATGCTATTCCTTGCTGTACTGACTAATCCTTGCAAATTCTTACTAACGTCTACAGTGACTGGTTGATTGGCACCTTTCCAAattatttttccatgtatttatgtatgtataggtgtgtgtgtgtgtgtgtgtgtacgtactaGGGGTATGTATGATGAgttctttataaaacaaacaaacaaacaaacaatctaaaaCAGACTTGTTTCATACAATTTATTCCACAATTTGCTTTGAATAAAAATGtcgggtgctggagaaatggctcagaggataagagcactgattgctcttcccaaaggtcctgagttcaattcccagcaaccacatggtggctcacaaccatctaaacatgaaatctggttccctcttctggagtgcaggtgtacatgctaacacacattgcataagtaataaataaataaatctttaaaaaaaaagtcttcaagtCAATATAAATGGTTCCACCTCATTCTTCCACAGCAGACTGTGGTAAGCACACCTCAATACATTTAACTGTTCATTTATTTTGGTTATATAGTCTGTTGTTTTACTGCTATGAACAGCACTACAATGAATATTCTTAATTATCtttgtatttatatgtaaatgCTTTTGTTGACTAGATACCTAAAAGTGTAATTGCTCGAAcacattttaaattgtttttttgtgtatgagtgtatatgttcatatgtatgcatgcatgagaAGCCACATGTCAacatcaagtgtcttcctcaattgttctttttttaaagttttgttttgttttgagacagggtttttctctgtgtagccttggctgtcctggacttgctttgtaaaccaggctggcctcaaactcacagatcagcctgcttccgcctccctgagtgctgggagtacaggcgtGCACCCCCATGCCCAGCTCTCCATCttaatttctgagacagggcctgtCACTAAATTCAGAGCTCGTCAGTTTGGCTCATCTGTCTGGCCAGCAAATCCCaaggatcctcctgtttctgctgggctttggggctttgaactcaagtcttcttgttggtgcagcaagcaccttaccagctgagctctctccccagcctCACCTCTCAATCCTACCATCTTCAAAAGTGTTGCTTCCGGCTGGTGGAGCAGGGCATGCCTATAAGCCAGCACTGGGGAcagggctgaggatgtggctAAGGCAGGAGGTGGAAGAGTTTAAGGCAAGCCTAGACTACAGCTAAGACCCTGCCAAGAAAAGAGGATGCTGGGAATGGTGGTGACCCCAgttttggaggtggaggcaggaggcaggagaatcagaaattcaaggccagcctaagcttcATGAAACCttgcacataaaagtaaaaatttaatgaatattaagaaaaaataggCAAAATACTTTAAGATATAggcataaataaataagaactgtCTGAAAAGGACTCCAATAGTGTAGACAATATTCCTAAGAATTGAGAAATGAgattatatgaaattccacagcttctgcacagcaaaggaaaccatGAGCAGCATGAAAAGGCAGCCTACAGGATGGGTGAGACATCTGCCAACCAACTATATGGACAGGGAAGTCATATCTACACCTTATAAAGAACTGTGaaagttaaaaatcaaaactCCTAAATCAGTACTCGCTTTGGCAGGAGGAACAAAACCCCCTAAATCCTATCAACAAATGGGAAAATTAACTCAAGTGGCagtttagacaaaaaaaaaaaataacaaaaggacTATAAATACTTGAATATTCAGATGAAAACTGTTTACAGAGTCCGTCTCACCCCAGttagaagaaaacaaatgccAACAACTACTGGCCAGGGTGTGGGGAAAGAGGGACCGTTACACACTGCCGCAGGGAATGTAAACCGGTGCAGCCACCAGGAAAGACAGTATGGAGGCTCTTCAGAAAGCTGAAAacacactgggcatggtggctcagacCCGAAATTCTAGCACTCAACAGTGAGAACCACAGGAAGACTCGAGCCCCCAAACACAGTTACATATATGAGCTGGTCCTGGCTGTGTACCAGAAGGCTTCTCAGCTCACCACGGAGACACTCGTGCATCCGTGATAACAGCAGAGACGGGCACTCAGCCCAGAGCTCCATCAACAGGCGAGTgggtaaagaaaaggaagggcaAACACAATGGCATTTTATTCGctgtaagaaaacacaaaatctgcagaaaaaaaaaaagagtagaactTGGAATCATCATGTTGTCAGGAGAAACacaccagactcagaaagacaaatgttttcTCTCATGTGTGGTACCTACACTGAAACTTAtataatgtacatatatacacatatctctctgt
Proteins encoded in this region:
- the Dcaf7 gene encoding DDB1- and CUL4-associated factor 7 gives rise to the protein MSLHGKRKEIYKYEAPWTVYAMNWSVRPDKRFRLALGSFVEEYNNKVQLVGLDEESSEFICRNTFDHPYPTTKLMWIPDTKGVYPDLLATSGDYLRVWRVGETETRLECLLNNNKNSDFCAPLTSFDWNEVDPYLLGTSSIDTTCTIWGLETGQVLGRVNLVSGHVKTQLIAHDKEVYDIAFSRAGGGRDMFASVGADGSVRMFDLRHLEHSTIIYEDPQHHPLLRLCWNKQDPNYLATMAMDGMEVVILDVRVPCTPVARLNNHRACVNGIAWAPHSSCHICTAADDHQALIWDIQQMPRAIEDPILAYTAEGEINNVQWASTQPDWIAICYNNCLEILRV